A window from Streptomyces sp. NBC_00271 encodes these proteins:
- a CDS encoding SCO1860 family LAETG-anchored protein produces MNANTNFRMPARRFTATAAATVLAAGPVVLAGAGSASADADHGRASAVVLRTGLDVSLLNKTVNVPLAVSLNEVRAPQSAERTALTARLDGVDGGQPFSVLRADVASAKATVSASGAEASTNLTHARIHVPGLPLLSLIEVGQVTSKATCAAGRKPVASATLLGGVTVLGKKVTLTVGGPTEVKVPGVGEVRIDFSRTRTTSRTAAASALELKVSVNPLKLNVADVEGTLTLGSVTCESPAAAPVSAPASVSAPDIKPQGAPAGSGLAETGGASTTPFVVGGAVVLLAAGGAAVALGRRHRS; encoded by the coding sequence TTGAACGCCAACACCAACTTCCGCATGCCCGCACGCCGTTTCACCGCCACCGCGGCGGCCACCGTCCTCGCCGCCGGTCCGGTGGTGCTGGCCGGTGCGGGTTCCGCGAGCGCCGACGCCGACCACGGTCGCGCGAGCGCCGTCGTGCTGCGCACCGGGCTCGACGTGTCCCTGCTCAACAAGACCGTGAACGTCCCGCTCGCGGTCTCCCTCAACGAGGTGCGGGCTCCGCAGAGCGCCGAGCGGACCGCGCTGACGGCGAGGCTGGACGGGGTCGACGGTGGGCAGCCGTTCAGTGTGCTGCGGGCGGATGTCGCCTCCGCGAAGGCGACGGTGTCCGCGTCGGGGGCCGAGGCGTCCACGAACCTCACCCATGCGCGGATCCATGTCCCCGGGCTGCCGTTGCTGTCCCTCATCGAGGTCGGGCAGGTGACCTCGAAGGCGACCTGTGCGGCGGGTCGCAAGCCCGTGGCCTCCGCCACCCTCCTGGGCGGGGTGACCGTCCTCGGCAAGAAGGTGACGTTGACGGTGGGCGGTCCGACGGAGGTGAAGGTGCCGGGGGTCGGTGAGGTCCGGATCGACTTCTCCAGGACGCGGACCACGTCCCGTACGGCGGCCGCATCCGCGCTCGAACTCAAGGTCTCCGTCAACCCGTTGAAGCTGAACGTGGCGGATGTGGAGGGCACCCTGACCCTGGGATCCGTCACCTGCGAGTCCCCGGCCGCGGCGCCTGTCTCTGCCCCTGCCTCAGTTTCTGCTCCCGACATCAAGCCCCAGGGGGCACCGGCGGGGTCGGGCCTCGCGGAGACCGGCGGCGCGTCGACGACTCCGTTCGTGGTGGGTGGGGCGGTCGTGCTTCTGGCGGCGGGCGGAGCGGCCGTCGCCCTGGGACGCCGCCACCGCTCCTGA
- a CDS encoding amidohydrolase family protein: MSDRAVLHVKGRVLVGPDDVRDELWVVGGRISYERPTGARDIRTVEGWALPGLVDAHCHVGLDAHGPVPDDVSEKQALTDREAGTLLIRDAGSPSDTRWIDDRADLPKIIRAGRHIARTRRYIRNYAHEIEPEDLVAYVAQEARRGDGWVKLVGDWIDRETGDLSACWPREAAAAAIAEAHRLGARVTAHCFAEDSLRDLVEAGIDCVEHATGLTEETIPLFASRGVAIVPTLVNIATFPQLAAGGETKFPRWSSHMRALHERRYDTVRAAYDAGVPVYVGTDAGGSLAHGLVAGEVAELVTAGIPPIEALSATTWGARRWLGRPGLDEGAPADLVVYEGDPRADVRVLAAPRRVVLDGRVVG; the protein is encoded by the coding sequence ATGAGCGATCGCGCGGTGCTGCACGTGAAGGGGCGGGTGCTCGTCGGGCCCGACGACGTCCGGGACGAACTGTGGGTCGTCGGCGGGAGGATCTCCTACGAGCGTCCCACCGGCGCCCGTGACATCCGTACCGTCGAGGGCTGGGCCCTCCCCGGTCTCGTCGACGCGCACTGCCACGTCGGCCTCGACGCCCACGGGCCCGTCCCCGACGACGTCTCCGAGAAGCAGGCGCTCACCGACCGCGAGGCCGGCACCCTGCTCATCCGGGACGCGGGCTCGCCCTCCGACACCCGCTGGATCGACGACCGCGCGGACCTCCCGAAGATCATCCGAGCGGGCCGGCACATCGCCCGCACCCGCCGCTACATCCGCAACTACGCGCACGAGATCGAGCCGGAGGACCTGGTCGCGTACGTCGCCCAGGAGGCCCGGCGCGGCGACGGCTGGGTGAAACTGGTCGGCGACTGGATCGACCGCGAGACAGGCGACCTCAGCGCCTGCTGGCCGCGTGAGGCCGCCGCGGCGGCGATCGCCGAGGCGCACCGCCTCGGCGCACGGGTGACCGCCCACTGTTTCGCGGAGGACTCGCTCAGGGACCTGGTCGAGGCGGGCATCGACTGCGTCGAGCACGCGACCGGCCTGACCGAGGAGACGATCCCCCTCTTCGCCTCCCGAGGCGTCGCGATCGTCCCCACGCTCGTCAACATCGCCACCTTCCCGCAGCTCGCCGCCGGGGGAGAGACGAAGTTCCCGCGCTGGTCGTCGCACATGCGGGCACTGCACGAACGCCGCTACGACACCGTGCGCGCCGCCTACGACGCCGGAGTCCCGGTCTACGTCGGCACCGACGCGGGCGGTTCGCTGGCCCACGGACTGGTGGCCGGCGAGGTCGCCGAACTCGTCACCGCGGGCATCCCGCCGATCGAGGCGCTGTCCGCGACGACCTGGGGCGCCCGGCGGTGGCTCGGGCGCCCGGGACTCGACGAGGGCGCGCCCGCCGACCTCGTGGTGTACGAGGGGGATCCGCGTGCGGACGTACGGGTGCTGGCGGCTCCGCGCCGGGTGGTGCTCGACGGGCGGGTCGTGGGCTAG
- a CDS encoding amino acid ABC transporter ATP-binding protein, producing the protein MTSTSNSSSSSTGTPEIDVRDLHKSFGDNDVLRGIDLEIGQGEVVCVIGPSGSGKSTLLRCVNLLEEPTKGQVFVGGTEVTHPDVDIDAVRRRIGMVFQQFNLFPHLSVTENLTLPQRRVLKRDKEEAAKVAAENLERVGLSEKADAYPSSLSGGQQQRVAIARALAMGPEVMLFDEPTSALDPELVGDVLAVMRRLAHEGMTMMVVTHEMSFAREVADRVVFMDGGVIVEDGAPAQVIGNPSHERTRHFLSRLLDPAMAEVEEDVAEGEKGL; encoded by the coding sequence GTGACCAGCACCAGCAACAGCAGTAGTTCCAGCACCGGCACTCCCGAGATCGACGTCCGGGACCTCCACAAGTCCTTCGGCGACAACGACGTCCTGCGCGGTATCGACCTGGAGATCGGACAGGGCGAGGTCGTCTGCGTCATCGGACCCTCCGGCTCCGGCAAGTCCACCCTGCTCCGCTGCGTGAACCTCCTGGAGGAACCCACCAAGGGGCAGGTCTTCGTCGGCGGTACCGAGGTCACGCACCCCGACGTCGACATCGACGCCGTACGCCGCCGGATCGGCATGGTCTTCCAGCAGTTCAACCTCTTCCCGCACCTGTCGGTGACCGAGAACCTCACGCTCCCGCAGCGCCGGGTGCTGAAGCGGGACAAGGAGGAGGCGGCCAAGGTCGCCGCCGAGAACCTGGAGCGGGTGGGCCTTTCCGAGAAGGCGGACGCCTACCCCTCCTCCCTCTCCGGCGGCCAGCAGCAGCGCGTCGCGATCGCCCGCGCGCTCGCCATGGGGCCCGAGGTGATGCTCTTCGACGAGCCGACCTCGGCGCTCGACCCGGAGCTCGTCGGCGACGTGCTCGCCGTCATGCGCAGGCTCGCCCACGAGGGCATGACGATGATGGTCGTCACCCACGAGATGAGCTTCGCGCGCGAGGTCGCCGACCGGGTCGTCTTCATGGACGGCGGCGTGATCGTCGAGGACGGCGCCCCCGCGCAGGTCATCGGCAACCCGAGCCACGAACGCACCCGCCACTTCCTGTCCCGACTGCTGGACCCGGCGATGGCGGAGGTCGAGGAGGACGTGGCGGAGGGGGAAAAGGGGCTGTAG
- a CDS encoding amino acid ABC transporter permease has product MSDADATLQPRKSGLTRRQKRALSRGAQYVVFVAAVIAFAVAADWGRLKNQFAQWDLVKQMFPDVITLALKNTVLYTMSGFVFGLVLGMVIALMRLSPVGPYRWLAGIYIEIFRGLPALLIFVFVGVAVPLAFPGTEIPGGTYGKVALALGLVSAAYMAETIRAGIQAVPKGQMEAARSLGFSHARAMVSIIIPQAFRIVIPPLTNELVLLFKDSSLVLFLGVTLEERELTKFGRDLASQTANSTPILVAGLCYLLVTVPLGFVVRRLEAKAGEATK; this is encoded by the coding sequence ATGAGCGATGCCGACGCAACCCTCCAGCCCCGGAAGTCCGGCCTGACCCGGCGCCAGAAGCGCGCCCTGTCGCGCGGCGCGCAGTACGTCGTCTTCGTCGCCGCCGTGATCGCCTTCGCGGTCGCGGCGGACTGGGGACGTCTGAAGAACCAGTTCGCGCAGTGGGACCTGGTCAAGCAGATGTTCCCGGACGTCATCACGCTGGCGCTGAAGAACACCGTGCTCTACACGATGTCCGGCTTCGTGTTCGGCCTCGTGCTCGGCATGGTCATCGCCCTGATGCGACTGTCCCCGGTGGGCCCCTACCGCTGGCTCGCCGGCATCTACATCGAGATCTTCCGCGGCCTGCCCGCCCTGCTGATCTTCGTCTTCGTGGGTGTCGCCGTGCCCTTGGCGTTCCCGGGCACGGAGATCCCCGGCGGTACGTACGGCAAGGTGGCGCTCGCGCTCGGCCTGGTCTCGGCCGCGTACATGGCAGAGACGATCCGCGCGGGCATCCAGGCGGTGCCCAAGGGGCAGATGGAGGCGGCCCGTTCGCTGGGCTTCTCGCACGCGCGGGCCATGGTCTCGATCATCATCCCGCAGGCGTTCCGCATCGTGATCCCGCCGCTCACCAACGAGCTCGTCCTCCTCTTCAAGGACTCCTCGCTGGTGCTGTTCCTCGGGGTCACCCTGGAGGAACGCGAACTCACCAAGTTCGGGCGCGACCTGGCGAGCCAGACCGCCAACTCCACACCGATCCTGGTCGCGGGCCTGTGCTACCTGCTCGTCACCGTGCCGCTCGGATTCGTCGTACGCCGCCTGGAGGCCAAGGCCGGGGAGGCCACCAAGTGA
- a CDS encoding transporter substrate-binding domain-containing protein codes for MNSVLGRRTRILAATTATAGLLLVAGCSSGGGGGQSSAKGVPLVKAGQVTTCTHLPYPPFQSEINGKVQGFDVALIDLVAGDLGVKQAIVDTPFENFKTGAFLNSGQCDLAAAGMTITPERKKNVDFSDPYFDATQAVLVDKKSGVNSLADVKAKGKKLGAQAQTTGEEYATKQGFDPVSFESSDAVLNGLRTGQVQAVIIDYPVVQGWLKDKANADAFKVVDNLHTGEQYGFTVKKGNTKLLAEINKTIKQAKADGTYKKLYEKWIGPYPASAATASPSAS; via the coding sequence GTGAACTCGGTCCTCGGACGCCGGACGCGCATTCTGGCCGCCACCACCGCCACGGCCGGGCTGCTGCTCGTGGCCGGCTGTTCCTCGGGCGGCGGAGGCGGTCAGAGCAGCGCCAAGGGCGTTCCCCTGGTCAAGGCGGGCCAGGTCACGACCTGCACCCACCTCCCGTACCCGCCGTTCCAGTCGGAGATCAACGGCAAGGTGCAGGGCTTCGACGTCGCGCTGATCGACCTGGTCGCGGGGGACCTCGGCGTGAAGCAGGCCATCGTCGACACGCCCTTCGAGAACTTCAAGACGGGCGCGTTCCTCAACTCCGGCCAGTGCGACCTCGCCGCGGCCGGCATGACGATCACCCCGGAACGCAAGAAGAACGTCGACTTCTCCGACCCGTACTTCGACGCCACCCAGGCCGTCCTGGTCGACAAGAAGAGCGGCGTCAACTCCCTCGCCGACGTCAAGGCCAAGGGCAAGAAGCTCGGTGCCCAGGCGCAGACCACGGGCGAGGAGTACGCGACGAAGCAGGGCTTCGACCCGGTCTCCTTCGAGTCCTCCGACGCGGTCCTCAACGGCCTGCGCACCGGTCAGGTCCAGGCCGTGATCATCGACTACCCGGTCGTCCAGGGCTGGCTGAAGGACAAGGCCAACGCCGACGCCTTCAAGGTGGTCGACAACCTCCACACCGGTGAGCAGTACGGCTTCACGGTGAAGAAGGGCAACACCAAGCTCCTCGCCGAGATCAACAAGACGATCAAGCAGGCCAAGGCCGACGGTACGTACAAGAAGCTCTACGAGAAGTGGATCGGCCCGTACCCGGCGTCCGCGGCCACCGCCTCCCCGTCCGCCTCATGA
- a CDS encoding pyridoxal-phosphate-dependent aminotransferase family protein produces the protein MTHPFLDLAPLSAAHFAAIEDRVARLLSTEQDVVIMQGEALLPLEGAIRATAGPGTTALNVITGPYGQTFGDWLRDCGATVIDLAVPFHTAVTAAQVRDAFAEHPAIDFVSLVHAEAATGNTNPVAEIGEVVRAHGALFYLDAVASIGAEPVLPDAWGVDLCVIGAQKAMGGPAGVSAVSVSERAWARMAANPGAPRRSYLSLLDWKERWVDGGRKALLHAPAQLEMLALEACVERIEAEGLDAVMRRHALAAAATRAGAVALGGGLEPYVYEAGDAAPVATTLRAPSGVDAGVLVAKALAADPVLPLVAGGGALAKEMIRVNHYGPDATPGVVHSCLAALGAAMAESGLTIDLEAAHRATTKAWS, from the coding sequence GTGACCCATCCCTTCCTGGACCTCGCCCCGCTGAGCGCCGCACACTTCGCGGCGATCGAGGACCGCGTGGCGCGGCTGCTCTCCACCGAGCAGGACGTCGTGATCATGCAGGGCGAGGCGCTGCTGCCCCTGGAAGGTGCCATTCGCGCCACCGCCGGGCCCGGCACCACCGCGCTCAACGTGATCACCGGGCCGTACGGGCAGACCTTCGGGGACTGGTTGCGGGACTGCGGGGCGACGGTGATCGATCTCGCGGTGCCGTTCCACACGGCGGTGACGGCCGCGCAAGTGCGTGATGCCTTTGCCGAGCATCCGGCGATCGACTTCGTCTCGCTGGTGCACGCGGAGGCGGCGACGGGCAACACGAACCCCGTCGCGGAGATCGGCGAGGTGGTGCGTGCGCACGGCGCGCTGTTCTACCTGGACGCCGTCGCCTCGATCGGCGCGGAGCCGGTACTGCCGGACGCGTGGGGAGTCGACCTGTGCGTGATCGGGGCACAGAAGGCCATGGGCGGGCCGGCCGGGGTGTCGGCCGTGTCCGTGAGCGAGCGGGCGTGGGCGCGGATGGCCGCCAATCCCGGGGCGCCGCGTCGGTCCTATCTCTCGCTGCTGGACTGGAAGGAGCGGTGGGTCGACGGCGGGCGCAAGGCGCTGCTGCACGCGCCGGCGCAGCTGGAGATGCTGGCGCTGGAGGCCTGTGTCGAGCGGATCGAGGCGGAGGGGCTCGACGCGGTGATGCGCCGCCATGCCCTGGCGGCGGCGGCCACGCGGGCGGGGGCGGTCGCTCTCGGAGGCGGGCTGGAGCCGTATGTGTACGAGGCGGGGGACGCGGCGCCGGTCGCCACGACGTTGCGGGCTCCGTCCGGGGTCGATGCGGGGGTGCTGGTCGCGAAGGCGTTGGCCGCGGATCCGGTGTTGCCGTTGGTCGCGGGTGGGGGTGCGCTGGCGAAGGAGATGATCCGGGTGAACCACTACGGTCCCGATGCGACGCCGGGGGTCGTGCATTCCTGCCTCGCGGCGTTGGGGGCGGCGATGGCCGAGTCCGGCCTGACCATCGACCTGGAAGCGGCACACCGCGCGACGACGAAGGCGTGGTCCTAG
- the ectA gene encoding diaminobutyrate acetyltransferase, giving the protein MTAARADLQAEFLEMPEGLRIDRPKVADGAALWHIAKDSGTLDLNSSYSYLLWCRDFAGTSAVARDADGVPVGFVTGYVRPERPGTLLVWQVAVDAAHRGRGLAAALLDGLTARVAEQRTITAVETTITPGNTASERLFTSYARRHGARVEHEVLFEAGQFPDGPHDPEVLYRIGPLPG; this is encoded by the coding sequence ATGACCGCCGCACGAGCAGACCTGCAAGCGGAATTCCTGGAAATGCCGGAGGGCCTTCGGATCGACCGTCCGAAGGTGGCGGACGGAGCCGCGCTCTGGCATATCGCCAAGGACTCCGGAACCCTCGACCTGAACTCCTCGTACAGCTATCTGCTGTGGTGCCGTGACTTCGCCGGCACGTCGGCGGTGGCGCGTGACGCGGACGGCGTGCCCGTCGGCTTCGTCACCGGGTACGTCCGGCCCGAGCGCCCGGGCACCCTGCTCGTGTGGCAGGTGGCCGTCGACGCCGCCCACCGCGGACGCGGACTGGCCGCGGCCCTGCTCGACGGGCTGACCGCGCGGGTCGCGGAGCAGCGGACGATCACCGCCGTCGAGACCACGATCACGCCCGGCAACACCGCCTCCGAGCGCCTGTTCACCTCGTACGCGCGACGCCACGGCGCGCGCGTCGAGCACGAAGTGCTGTTCGAGGCCGGGCAGTTCCCGGACGGGCCGCACGACCCCGAGGTGCTCTACCGGATCGGTCCGCTCCCCGGCTGA
- the ectB gene encoding diaminobutyrate--2-oxoglutarate transaminase has translation MTIIQPDLSVFETLESEVRSYCRSWPTVFDRARGSRMFDEDGHEYLDFFAGAGSLNYGHNNPLLKRALIDYLERDGVTHGLDMSTTAKRAFLEAFQNLVLRPRDLPYKVMFPGPTGTNAVESALKLARKVKGREAIVSFTNAFHGMSLGSLAVTGNAFKRAGAGIPLVHGTPMPFDNYFDGQVPDFLWFERLLEDQGSGLNQPAAVIVETVQGEGGINVARPEWLRALADLCRRRDMLLIVDDIQMGCGRTGAFFSFEEAGIVPDIVTVSKSISGYGLPMSLCLFKPELDIWEPGEHNGTFRGNNPAFVTAAAALETYWSDGSAMEKQTRARGEQIEQALISLTEENLADVKEYRGRGLVWGLEFHEKERAGRVAQRAFELGLLIETSGPESEVVKLLPALTITPDELDEGLRTLARAVRETV, from the coding sequence GTGACCATCATCCAGCCCGACCTGAGCGTCTTCGAGACCCTGGAGTCGGAGGTGCGCAGCTACTGCCGCAGCTGGCCCACCGTCTTCGACCGGGCCCGGGGCAGCCGGATGTTCGACGAGGACGGGCACGAGTACCTCGACTTCTTCGCCGGTGCGGGGTCCCTGAACTACGGGCACAACAACCCCCTACTCAAACGGGCCCTCATCGACTACCTGGAGCGCGACGGCGTCACCCACGGTCTCGACATGTCGACGACCGCCAAACGCGCCTTCCTGGAGGCCTTCCAGAACCTCGTCCTACGGCCGCGCGACCTGCCGTACAAGGTCATGTTCCCGGGCCCGACGGGCACCAACGCCGTCGAGTCCGCGCTGAAGCTGGCGCGGAAGGTGAAGGGGCGCGAGGCGATCGTGTCCTTCACCAACGCCTTCCACGGGATGTCGCTGGGCTCGCTGGCCGTGACCGGGAACGCCTTCAAGCGCGCCGGTGCCGGGATTCCGCTCGTGCACGGAACCCCGATGCCGTTCGACAACTACTTCGACGGCCAGGTGCCGGACTTCCTCTGGTTCGAGCGGCTGCTCGAGGACCAGGGGTCGGGGCTCAACCAGCCCGCCGCGGTCATCGTCGAGACCGTGCAGGGCGAGGGCGGCATCAACGTCGCCCGGCCCGAGTGGCTGCGCGCCCTCGCCGACCTGTGCCGGCGGCGCGACATGCTGCTCATCGTCGACGACATCCAGATGGGCTGCGGGCGGACGGGAGCGTTCTTCTCCTTCGAGGAGGCGGGGATCGTGCCCGACATCGTGACCGTGTCCAAGTCCATCAGCGGGTACGGGCTGCCCATGTCGCTGTGCCTGTTCAAGCCCGAACTGGACATCTGGGAGCCGGGCGAGCACAACGGCACGTTCCGCGGCAACAACCCCGCGTTCGTCACCGCCGCCGCGGCCCTGGAGACGTACTGGTCCGACGGGTCCGCCATGGAGAAGCAGACCCGTGCCCGCGGCGAGCAGATCGAGCAGGCCCTGATCTCCCTCACCGAGGAGAACCTCGCCGACGTGAAGGAGTACCGGGGGCGCGGTCTCGTCTGGGGCCTCGAGTTCCACGAGAAGGAGCGTGCGGGGCGCGTCGCGCAGCGCGCCTTCGAACTCGGGCTGCTCATCGAGACCTCAGGCCCGGAGAGCGAGGTCGTGAAGCTCCTCCCCGCGCTCACCATCACCCCCGACGAGCTCGACGAGGGTCTGCGCACCCTCGCCCGCGCCGTACGCGAAACCGTCTGA
- a CDS encoding ectoine synthase: MIVRSFKDVEGTDRHVKAATGTWESKRIVLAKEKVGFSLHETVLYAGTETSMWYANHIEAVLCVAGEAELTNDETGETHWITPGTMYLLDGHERHTMRPKTDFRCVCVFNPPVTGREDHDENGVYPLLTEPEEV; encoded by the coding sequence GTGATAGTCCGTTCGTTCAAGGACGTCGAAGGCACCGACCGGCATGTGAAGGCCGCGACGGGTACCTGGGAGAGCAAGCGCATCGTCCTCGCCAAGGAGAAGGTCGGCTTCTCCCTCCACGAGACGGTCCTGTACGCGGGTACGGAGACGTCGATGTGGTACGCGAACCACATCGAGGCCGTGCTCTGCGTGGCGGGCGAGGCCGAGCTGACCAACGACGAGACCGGTGAGACGCACTGGATCACGCCGGGCACGATGTACCTGCTCGACGGCCACGAGCGCCACACCATGCGCCCCAAGACCGACTTCCGGTGCGTCTGCGTCTTCAATCCGCCCGTCACCGGACGGGAGGACCACGACGAGAACGGCGTCTACCCGCTGCTCACCGAACCCGAGGAGGTCTGA
- the thpD gene encoding ectoine hydroxylase — MTTTTTTSTTTVTDLYPSRGATEVSNPRQDPVVWGAPGTPGPFSVPDLQAYERDGFLAIEELIGEDDVALYRAELERLVTDPAIRADERSIVEPATREIRSVFEVHRISEVFAALVRDERVVGRARQILGSDVYVHQSRINVKPGFGAGGFYWHSDFETWHAEDGLANMRTVSVSIALTENHDTNGGLMIMPGSHKTFLGCAGATPRDNYKKSLQMQDAGTPSDEALTRFADRHGIKLFTGRAGSATWFDCNCMHGSGDNITPFPRSNVFIVFNSVENAAVEPFAAPVRRPEFIGARDFTPVK; from the coding sequence ATGACCACGACCACCACGACCAGCACGACCACCGTCACCGATCTCTACCCCAGCCGCGGCGCCACCGAGGTGTCCAACCCCCGCCAGGACCCGGTCGTCTGGGGCGCGCCCGGCACGCCGGGGCCGTTCTCCGTGCCCGACCTCCAGGCGTACGAGCGTGACGGCTTCCTCGCGATCGAGGAGCTGATCGGCGAGGACGACGTCGCCCTCTACCGGGCCGAGTTGGAGCGGCTGGTCACCGATCCGGCGATCCGCGCCGACGAGCGCTCGATCGTCGAGCCCGCCACGCGGGAGATCCGGTCCGTCTTCGAGGTGCACCGAATCAGCGAGGTCTTCGCCGCGCTCGTACGCGACGAGCGGGTCGTCGGGCGGGCCCGGCAGATCCTCGGCTCGGACGTCTACGTCCACCAGTCGCGGATCAACGTCAAGCCGGGCTTCGGGGCCGGCGGGTTCTACTGGCACTCGGACTTCGAGACCTGGCACGCCGAGGACGGCCTTGCGAACATGCGGACCGTGTCCGTGTCGATCGCGCTGACCGAGAACCACGACACCAACGGCGGCCTCATGATCATGCCGGGGTCGCACAAGACGTTCCTCGGCTGTGCGGGGGCCACCCCGCGGGACAACTACAAGAAGTCGCTCCAGATGCAGGACGCGGGCACCCCGTCCGACGAGGCGCTGACCCGCTTCGCCGACCGGCACGGCATCAAGCTCTTCACGGGCCGGGCCGGTTCGGCGACCTGGTTCGACTGCAACTGCATGCACGGCTCCGGGGACAACATCACCCCGTTCCCGCGCAGCAACGTCTTCATCGTGTTCAACAGCGTGGAGAACGCGGCGGTGGAGCCGTTCGCGGCGCCGGTCCGCAGGCCCGAGTTCATCGGCGCCCGCGATTTCACGCCCGTGAAGTGA
- a CDS encoding aminotransferase class V-fold PLP-dependent enzyme — translation METFESLVRAEFAPKNTYLNTASCGLLPARTVEAMRAAVESVADGRPSDMFDDVEASRAAFARLAGVPASRVAAGASVAVYSGLIAASLPPGAEVLTAEDDFSSVVNPFHVRGDLKLRAVPLERLAESVRPGTALVAVSAAQSADGRIADLAGIARAAREHGARTYVDVSQAAGWLPMEADAYDFVSSVAFKWLVCPRGVAFLVVPEDLGGLTPVFAGWVAGEAPWDSCYGPVAELAHSARRFDESPSLFSYAGARHSLELVEELGVANVRAHDLALADRFRAGLQELGHAPVSAPASPIVSVPGLGQRQQELSEAGVEVSDRAGNLRAAFHLYNTPADVDRLLDVLSG, via the coding sequence ATGGAGACCTTCGAGAGCCTCGTACGAGCCGAGTTCGCCCCGAAGAACACCTATCTGAACACCGCGAGCTGCGGACTCCTGCCGGCGCGCACGGTCGAGGCCATGCGCGCCGCAGTCGAGTCCGTCGCCGACGGACGGCCGTCCGACATGTTCGACGACGTGGAGGCATCCCGCGCCGCCTTCGCCCGGCTGGCCGGGGTCCCCGCGAGCCGGGTGGCGGCCGGGGCCTCGGTCGCCGTCTACAGCGGGCTGATCGCCGCCTCGCTGCCGCCGGGCGCCGAAGTCCTCACCGCGGAGGACGACTTCAGCTCCGTCGTGAACCCCTTCCACGTCCGTGGCGACCTCAAGCTGCGCGCCGTACCGCTGGAGCGGCTCGCCGAGTCCGTACGTCCGGGCACCGCGCTCGTCGCGGTCAGCGCCGCGCAGTCCGCGGACGGGCGGATCGCCGATCTGGCGGGCATCGCCCGGGCCGCGCGCGAGCACGGGGCGCGTACGTACGTCGATGTCTCCCAGGCCGCCGGCTGGCTGCCGATGGAGGCCGACGCGTACGACTTCGTCTCCTCGGTCGCCTTCAAGTGGCTCGTCTGCCCTCGGGGCGTGGCCTTCCTGGTCGTTCCGGAGGACCTCGGCGGGCTCACCCCGGTGTTCGCCGGCTGGGTCGCGGGTGAGGCGCCGTGGGACAGCTGCTACGGCCCGGTGGCGGAACTCGCCCACTCGGCGCGGCGGTTCGACGAGAGCCCCAGTCTCTTCTCGTACGCGGGCGCCCGGCACTCGTTGGAGCTCGTCGAGGAACTGGGCGTGGCGAACGTACGCGCCCATGACCTCGCCCTCGCCGACCGTTTCCGCGCCGGGCTCCAGGAGCTCGGCCACGCGCCGGTGTCCGCCCCCGCCTCGCCGATCGTGTCCGTGCCCGGACTCGGCCAGCGGCAGCAGGAGCTGAGCGAGGCCGGGGTCGAGGTCTCCGACCGGGCGGGCAACCTGCGCGCGGCCTTCCACCTGTACAACACCCCCGCCGACGTCGACCGACTGCTGGACGTCCTGTCCGGCTGA
- a CDS encoding DsbA family oxidoreductase, translating to MRVEIWSDIACPWCYVGKARFEKALDAFPHRDEVEVVHRSFELDPGRAKGDIQPVLKMLTKKYGMSEAQAQAGEENLGAQAAAEGLAYRTRDRDHGNTFDMHRLLHFAKERGRQDELIGLLYKANFAEERTVFNDDERLVELAVAAGLDADASREVLADPKAYADEVRADEREAAELGANGVPFFVLDRKYGVSGAQPAEVFTQALTQAWGERPPLKLIQDGAADAEACGPDGCAVPQP from the coding sequence ATGCGCGTCGAGATCTGGTCGGATATCGCCTGTCCCTGGTGCTACGTGGGCAAGGCCCGCTTCGAGAAGGCGCTGGACGCCTTCCCGCACCGTGACGAGGTCGAGGTCGTGCACCGCTCCTTCGAGCTGGACCCCGGTCGCGCCAAGGGCGACATCCAGCCCGTGCTCAAGATGCTGACCAAGAAGTACGGCATGAGCGAGGCACAGGCGCAGGCCGGCGAGGAGAACCTGGGCGCGCAGGCCGCCGCCGAGGGCCTGGCGTACCGCACCCGGGACCGCGACCACGGCAACACCTTCGACATGCACCGCCTCCTGCACTTCGCCAAGGAGCGGGGCCGCCAGGACGAGCTGATAGGCCTGCTGTACAAGGCGAACTTCGCCGAGGAGCGGACCGTCTTCAACGACGACGAGCGGCTCGTCGAGCTGGCCGTCGCCGCCGGGCTCGACGCCGACGCGTCCCGCGAGGTGCTGGCCGACCCGAAGGCGTACGCCGACGAGGTGCGCGCCGACGAGCGGGAGGCCGCCGAGCTCGGCGCGAACGGCGTGCCGTTCTTCGTCCTGGACCGCAAGTACGGCGTCTCCGGCGCCCAGCCCGCCGAGGTCTTCACACAGGCCCTGACCCAGGCGTGGGGCGAGCGCCCGCCGCTGAAGCTGATCCAGGACGGTGCCGCCGACGCGGAGGCCTGCGGCCCGGACGGATGCGCCGTACCGCAGCCGTAA